A genomic stretch from Pararhizobium sp. IMCC21322 includes:
- the recQ gene encoding DNA helicase RecQ: protein MQQARDLLKTVFGHDDFRPGQEEIVASVLGGDDVLAIMPTGGGKSLCYQLPALCGDGVTLVVSPLVALMNDQVAQLRQNGVEAGALTSNNDAEENERVFTALDDGSLKLLYMAPERIATSPGLLNRLKINLLAVDEAHCVSQWGHDFRPDYLEIGRLREALGGVQIAAFTATADEETRSEIISKLFSSEPRQFLRGFDRPNLFLAFEPKNNPKRQITEFVAARPDQAGIVYCSSRRKTEDLAEHLRSKGVNALPYHAGLEAERRHTNQRRFSQEDAVVMTATIAFGMGVDKPDVRFVVHADLPKTMESYYQEIGRAGRDGLPADTLCLYGVDDIKLRRRQIDEGDAPDVRKRADHQRLNALLTLAEAALCRRQTLLGYFDEAADPCGHCDLCKNPRQMFDATQASQKALSAMLRTGQIYGLEHLVSVLVGEETDRIKSQKHDQLPTFGVGTEFDKSQWRSLFRQLYAAGYANVSIAQGSWQVCEKARPVLRGEEALKLRFPDKQAERKRTSARSAPIELSNVADQELLKALKVCRTDLARQQNVPAYVIFPDRTLIEMAQHRPGTLSDMVEINGVGAKKLERYGGEFLRVISDH from the coding sequence ATGCAGCAAGCCCGCGATCTGCTCAAAACCGTGTTCGGACATGATGATTTCCGTCCTGGCCAGGAAGAAATTGTTGCCAGTGTGCTGGGCGGTGACGATGTGTTGGCAATTATGCCTACCGGTGGCGGAAAATCTCTTTGTTATCAATTGCCTGCTCTGTGCGGTGATGGAGTTACGCTGGTGGTTTCGCCGCTGGTTGCCTTGATGAATGACCAGGTCGCTCAGTTGCGGCAAAACGGCGTTGAAGCCGGGGCTCTTACGTCCAACAATGATGCCGAAGAGAATGAGCGCGTTTTTACAGCGCTTGATGATGGATCGCTGAAGCTGCTTTATATGGCGCCTGAGCGGATTGCCACATCTCCGGGACTGCTGAACCGCCTGAAAATCAACTTGCTTGCTGTCGATGAAGCCCATTGTGTCAGCCAGTGGGGGCATGATTTTCGCCCGGATTATCTGGAAATCGGCAGACTGCGCGAGGCTCTGGGTGGTGTTCAGATTGCGGCCTTCACCGCAACTGCCGATGAAGAGACCCGCAGCGAGATCATTTCAAAACTGTTCTCGTCAGAGCCAAGGCAGTTTCTGCGCGGTTTTGACCGACCCAATCTGTTTCTTGCCTTCGAGCCCAAAAACAATCCGAAGCGCCAGATCACCGAGTTTGTTGCAGCAAGGCCTGATCAGGCTGGCATCGTCTATTGCTCATCACGGCGCAAAACCGAGGATCTGGCAGAGCATCTGCGCAGCAAGGGTGTAAATGCTTTGCCCTATCATGCAGGTCTGGAGGCAGAACGGCGGCATACCAATCAGAGGCGGTTTTCTCAGGAAGATGCTGTAGTCATGACAGCAACCATTGCGTTTGGCATGGGCGTTGACAAACCGGATGTGCGCTTCGTCGTTCATGCGGATTTACCGAAAACCATGGAAAGCTATTATCAGGAAATCGGCAGGGCCGGACGTGATGGTCTGCCAGCCGATACGTTGTGTCTTTATGGCGTTGACGACATCAAGCTGCGCCGACGGCAGATTGATGAAGGTGATGCGCCAGATGTGCGTAAGCGGGCCGATCATCAACGCCTCAATGCGCTTCTCACTTTGGCAGAAGCTGCGTTATGCCGACGGCAGACGCTGCTTGGCTATTTCGATGAAGCAGCTGACCCTTGCGGGCATTGCGATCTTTGCAAAAACCCCCGGCAGATGTTTGATGCCACACAGGCTTCCCAAAAGGCGCTGTCTGCCATGTTGCGCACCGGGCAGATATACGGGTTAGAGCATTTGGTCAGTGTTCTTGTGGGCGAGGAAACTGACCGCATCAAATCGCAAAAACATGACCAGCTTCCCACATTTGGTGTTGGAACCGAGTTTGACAAATCTCAATGGCGCAGTCTCTTTCGCCAACTGTATGCTGCAGGCTATGCCAATGTGTCCATCGCCCAAGGCTCATGGCAGGTGTGCGAAAAAGCACGTCCTGTGTTGCGCGGTGAAGAGGCGCTGAAACTGCGCTTTCCCGATAAGCAGGCAGAGCGCAAACGTACAAGTGCCAGATCAGCCCCTATTGAACTGAGCAATGTTGCAGATCAGGAACTGCTGAAGGCACTCAAGGTTTGCCGGACTGATCTTGCACGGCAGCAAAATGTGCCCGCTTATGTCATTTTCCCGGACCGCACATTGATCGAAATGGCACAGCACCGCCCGGGCACTCTGTCGGATATGGTTGAGATAAACGGTGTGGGCGCGAAAAAGCTTGAACGCTATGGCGGCGAGTTTTTGCGAGTCATTTCAGACCATTAG
- a CDS encoding molybdopterin dinucleotide binding domain-containing protein, whose amino-acid sequence MDLSRSEIYEIATFYAHFTVLEDDEAPLPDITLRVCDSLTCALHGAEDLLEPEAMVSMNGTDIRRMNLSAGDMVCVTTRRGSITLKLREDWELPQGLIFIPFCYAEAPANALTNPQLDPFGKIPEFKFCAVRVEALVQEAAE is encoded by the coding sequence ATGGACCTGTCCAGGTCAGAGATTTATGAGATCGCAACTTTCTATGCCCATTTCACGGTGCTGGAAGATGATGAGGCACCGCTGCCGGACATCACACTGCGTGTCTGCGACAGTCTGACATGTGCGTTGCATGGCGCCGAAGATTTGCTGGAACCGGAAGCGATGGTCAGTATGAACGGCACCGATATTCGCCGCATGAACCTCAGCGCAGGCGATATGGTTTGCGTGACGACCCGTCGCGGCAGCATCACCCTGAAACTGCGGGAAGACTGGGAGTTGCCGCAAGGGCTGATCTTCATCCCATTTTGCTACGCAGAAGCGCCAGCCAACGCATTGACCAATCCGCAACTTGACCCATTTGGTAAAATTCCGGAGTTCAAATTCTGTGCAGTCAGGGTAGAAGCGCTGGTTCAGGAGGCCGCAGAATAG
- a CDS encoding Fpg/Nei family DNA glycosylase, whose translation MPEGHTIHRAARDQQPLFAGRELAVSSPQGRFLEGAEHLDGQVCQNVEALGKHLLYGFESGDTLHIHLGLYGKIRKQAQPMAEPKGAVRVRLEAAEYGVDINGPNTCKILDPEGRAALFSRIGPDVLRSDADPDRAYARIVKSRSPIGVLIMNQEIMAGIGNIYRTEILWRQGIHPDLPGTALTRDAFNAIWSDSCALLEIGVQKNAIITVDGGTRSGKRYGEKVNIFNLETCPKCEGPVRKFEMATRRAFVCDTCQKLS comes from the coding sequence ATGCCTGAAGGACATACGATTCACCGCGCCGCCCGCGATCAGCAGCCATTGTTTGCGGGCAGAGAACTGGCCGTTTCATCGCCACAAGGCCGGTTTTTGGAAGGTGCCGAGCATCTTGACGGGCAGGTTTGCCAGAACGTGGAAGCGCTTGGAAAACATCTTCTATACGGCTTTGAAAGCGGTGATACGCTTCACATCCATCTGGGTCTTTATGGCAAAATCCGGAAGCAGGCACAGCCCATGGCAGAGCCAAAGGGTGCGGTTCGGGTTCGTCTGGAAGCTGCTGAATATGGTGTCGATATCAACGGCCCGAATACCTGCAAGATACTTGATCCGGAAGGCAGGGCGGCCTTGTTCAGCCGTATTGGCCCGGATGTGCTGCGCTCTGATGCTGACCCGGATCGTGCTTATGCCCGCATCGTCAAAAGCCGTTCTCCAATTGGCGTTCTGATCATGAATCAGGAAATCATGGCTGGTATTGGCAATATTTACCGCACGGAAATCCTGTGGCGACAGGGCATTCATCCGGACTTGCCAGGTACTGCGCTCACACGGGATGCGTTCAATGCAATCTGGTCAGACAGTTGCGCATTGCTTGAAATCGGTGTGCAGAAGAACGCCATAATCACGGTTGATGGTGGCACGCGCTCAGGCAAACGCTATGGCGAAAAGGTCAATATTTTCAATCTGGAGACCTGTCCGAAATGCGAGGGTCCGGTACGCAAATTCGAAATGGCAACGCGCCGCGCCTTCGTCTGCGATACCTGCCAGAAACTGAGCTAG
- a CDS encoding AEC family transporter, with product MINFLNILELTLPFFAVVALGYAAGRTNMIDPKSAGSINVFVFYFAMPALVIGALARQDIAAILDWRFLGGWLAAALILFVLGMLFARSFFKATRQEMALFGQGSSIANIGFLAIPIVGATFGPEGVRLSAAALIIDLMVMIPLSIMIIESAGGGTHGAAVKRALIGAIRNPFAVAIMVGVALSASGIGLPGAAGTFSNFLGGAAAPAALFALGMSLSQRSVGENLTPVISMTFLKLVVHPLVMALTLYLLGLPASIVTMGTIIAAMPVAQNVYVMAEHYGVMARRSSAAILLSTVAAVFTITLLLFLLT from the coding sequence ATGATTAACTTCCTCAATATTCTGGAACTCACGCTACCGTTTTTTGCCGTTGTTGCCCTCGGCTACGCTGCCGGGCGAACGAATATGATCGACCCGAAAAGCGCGGGCTCGATCAATGTGTTTGTTTTCTATTTTGCTATGCCCGCCCTCGTTATCGGAGCTTTGGCGCGACAGGATATTGCCGCCATTTTGGACTGGCGCTTTCTTGGCGGTTGGCTGGCCGCCGCCTTGATCCTGTTTGTATTAGGCATGTTGTTTGCCAGGAGCTTCTTTAAGGCAACCCGTCAGGAAATGGCGTTGTTTGGTCAGGGATCCTCAATCGCAAATATTGGCTTTCTGGCCATCCCGATTGTCGGTGCCACTTTCGGGCCGGAAGGTGTGCGCTTGTCTGCAGCGGCCCTGATTATTGATCTGATGGTGATGATACCGCTCTCGATCATGATAATTGAATCTGCGGGCGGAGGAACGCACGGTGCTGCCGTGAAGCGCGCCCTGATCGGCGCCATCCGCAATCCGTTCGCAGTGGCAATCATGGTTGGGGTGGCACTGTCTGCCAGCGGCATAGGACTGCCAGGAGCCGCTGGCACCTTCAGCAATTTTCTGGGCGGTGCTGCAGCCCCAGCGGCCCTGTTTGCACTGGGCATGTCGCTGTCACAGCGCAGCGTCGGGGAGAATTTGACGCCAGTTATCAGTATGACTTTTCTGAAATTGGTAGTCCACCCGCTCGTCATGGCCCTCACGCTCTATTTGCTTGGCCTGCCAGCAAGTATCGTGACCATGGGAACCATCATTGCGGCCATGCCGGTGGCGCAGAATGTCTATGTTATGGCAGAGCACTATGGTGTGATGGCCCGACGCAGTTCTGCGGCCATCTTGCTATCGACAGTCGCTGCCGTGTTTACCATTACACTGCTGCTTTTCCTGTTGACCTAG
- a CDS encoding putative quinol monooxygenase, which produces MFVVTVLWKAKPDQASAFAQRLVVQARNSLANEPNCLQFDVAADPDDPTCYFLYEVYRAPSDFDAHLSSDHFLKFAAETEAMVDEKTIRLYHRVAPET; this is translated from the coding sequence ATGTTTGTCGTGACAGTACTATGGAAAGCAAAGCCGGATCAGGCGTCGGCTTTTGCTCAGCGTCTGGTCGTGCAGGCGCGTAATTCTCTGGCCAACGAGCCCAATTGTCTTCAGTTCGATGTGGCGGCGGATCCAGATGATCCGACATGCTACTTCCTCTATGAAGTCTATCGTGCTCCGTCAGATTTTGATGCTCATCTTTCCTCGGATCACTTCCTGAAATTTGCGGCTGAAACAGAAGCAATGGTGGATGAGAAAACCATCAGACTGTATCATCGTGTTGCCCCGGAAACATGA
- a CDS encoding TRAP transporter large permease subunit: MTLAEALPLLMFAALAVFLFSGFPVAFVLGGVGLSFAFIAIQVDPWLFDWPQFNAIPARVYGSISTNLILTAIPMFIFMGTMLEKSGIARDLLNCLQVILRRVPGGLALSVVIMGTILAATTGIIGASVIMMSLLALPVMMERNYSPALASGTVAASGTLGILIPPSIMLVIMADLLSKSVGNLFVAAIIPGFMLACFYLIYIVIRCSINPTLAPKPQGNIGPETMTGYIGMIIRSFVPPVILIIMVLGSILGGFATPTEAASVGAFGAILLAIFNLILLPALKIPDMEFEGQAKLEDDNFKEGEGLLGRFWRIFKDVVMRSALTNAMIFGIFIGATLFSYVFRQIGGEEVVIHIFDSWGLGSWGILFALMVLVFILGFFFDWIEITLIVLPVFAPIIANLDFGDHVAAIDTVYWFAILMAINLQTSFLTPPFGFALFYLKAVAPPEIKIQHIYAGIIPFVILQLTGLSLVMLFPELALWLPRLLLD, from the coding sequence ATGACCCTTGCTGAAGCACTTCCGCTGCTGATGTTTGCAGCCCTTGCGGTTTTCCTGTTTTCGGGCTTTCCCGTTGCCTTTGTTTTGGGCGGTGTTGGCCTGAGCTTTGCCTTCATCGCAATACAAGTTGATCCATGGCTGTTTGACTGGCCACAATTCAACGCCATCCCTGCCCGGGTTTATGGCAGTATCTCGACGAATTTAATCCTGACCGCCATTCCCATGTTCATATTTATGGGGACCATGCTGGAAAAATCCGGCATTGCGCGCGATCTCTTGAATTGCCTGCAAGTCATTTTGCGCCGTGTGCCGGGCGGTCTTGCGCTATCTGTGGTGATTATGGGCACCATTCTGGCGGCGACGACGGGCATTATCGGTGCATCGGTTATCATGATGTCACTTCTGGCCCTGCCGGTCATGATGGAGCGAAACTACTCACCTGCGCTTGCATCTGGAACAGTAGCGGCATCCGGTACGCTCGGCATTCTGATTCCGCCCTCCATTATGCTTGTGATCATGGCCGATCTGCTCAGTAAATCTGTGGGCAATCTGTTTGTCGCTGCGATCATCCCTGGCTTCATGCTGGCCTGCTTCTATCTGATTTACATCGTTATCCGCTGCTCCATTAATCCGACCCTGGCGCCAAAGCCACAGGGCAATATCGGCCCTGAAACCATGACCGGATATATCGGTATGATCATCCGGTCATTTGTCCCGCCTGTTATTCTGATCATCATGGTTCTGGGTTCCATTCTTGGCGGCTTTGCCACTCCGACTGAGGCCGCCTCTGTCGGTGCCTTCGGCGCAATACTTCTGGCCATTTTCAACCTGATCCTGCTGCCAGCGCTCAAAATTCCGGATATGGAGTTTGAAGGACAAGCAAAGCTGGAAGACGACAATTTCAAGGAAGGCGAAGGCCTTTTGGGTCGGTTCTGGCGCATCTTCAAAGATGTGGTCATGCGCTCAGCTCTGACCAATGCAATGATCTTTGGTATTTTCATTGGTGCGACCCTGTTTTCCTATGTCTTCCGTCAGATTGGCGGCGAGGAAGTTGTCATCCATATTTTTGACAGTTGGGGACTGGGATCTTGGGGCATCCTGTTTGCACTGATGGTGCTGGTGTTCATATTGGGCTTCTTTTTCGACTGGATTGAAATCACCCTTATTGTGCTGCCGGTTTTTGCACCCATTATTGCAAATCTCGACTTTGGCGACCACGTGGCTGCAATCGATACCGTTTACTGGTTTGCCATCCTCATGGCGATCAATCTGCAGACATCGTTCCTGACACCGCCATTCGGCTTTGCCTTGTTCTATCTGAAAGCGGTTGCGCCTCCAGAGATCAAGATTCAGCATATTTATGCGGGGATTATTCCCTTTGTGATACTGCAATTGACCGGTCTGTCTTTGGTCATGCTGTTTCCCGAGCTGGCCCTTTGGCTGCCAAGGCTCCTCCTCGATTAA
- a CDS encoding TRAP transporter small permease subunit, translated as MNKTALSPIYNTLDWVLAWAARIGAVAMVALIAITMYDVLTRYFSIPKFAGLNSTMVQESEYWAHGILFALVMGYGLTKQVHVRIDLLRDIMPRKVQYAMEIFGLLIFLIPFAYIGTIYCYTYAVKSFVDGEVSPSTVGLTNIWLLKSTLVMMFGLLLFAGVSQFLKAIDGLLGNLSTENEARVLGGGH; from the coding sequence ATGAACAAAACAGCCCTTTCCCCCATCTACAATACCTTGGACTGGGTGTTGGCATGGGCAGCGCGCATCGGCGCTGTTGCAATGGTCGCTCTGATCGCAATTACCATGTACGACGTGTTGACCCGCTATTTCAGCATTCCCAAATTTGCCGGACTGAATTCCACAATGGTTCAGGAATCAGAATACTGGGCACATGGCATTCTGTTTGCGCTGGTGATGGGTTACGGGCTGACGAAGCAGGTCCATGTTCGGATTGACCTTTTGAGGGATATCATGCCTCGGAAAGTCCAATATGCCATGGAGATTTTCGGACTACTTATCTTCCTCATTCCCTTTGCCTATATCGGAACGATTTACTGCTACACCTATGCTGTAAAATCCTTTGTAGATGGCGAGGTATCGCCCTCCACAGTCGGGCTTACCAATATCTGGCTCCTTAAATCGACACTGGTAATGATGTTCGGTCTTTTGCTGTTCGCAGGGGTTTCGCAATTTCTGAAAGCGATCGACGGCCTGCTTGGCAATTTGAGTACTGAAAACGAAGCGCGCGTGTTGGGAGGCGGTCACTGA
- a CDS encoding TRAP transporter substrate-binding protein, whose product MKKFTKIALATVSAIGLMAAPAMAEKVRMKVASSYPSSQPLIGSAGVELTKTVTAISGGDIEMRFFEPGALVPAFEVLDAVGNGTADAAWSNPGYHTSKDIAFAMFSAIPFGPGAGEYGAWMFYGGGQELMNEKLYNTFNVHSEICGVSPPETSGWFRQEIKSLDDMKGMKMRFFGLGARVMQKLGVDTQLLPGGEIYPALERGTIDATEYSMPVVDEAAGFYQLAKFNYFPGWHQQSTLQDLLINLDTWNGMTDNQRLTIRTACRATYTNMLTEGEAINGAALTRLRDEKGVNIRNWNAEQLAVYEENWGIVVEELKAESEIFAEAWAALQEFQTGYNVWKENAYLK is encoded by the coding sequence ATGAAAAAGTTCACGAAAATCGCATTGGCGACTGTCAGTGCAATCGGCCTGATGGCTGCACCCGCCATGGCGGAAAAAGTACGTATGAAAGTCGCTTCGTCCTATCCATCTTCACAACCTTTGATTGGTTCTGCTGGTGTAGAGCTCACGAAAACGGTAACGGCCATTTCCGGTGGCGACATTGAAATGCGTTTCTTTGAGCCAGGTGCCCTTGTGCCCGCGTTTGAAGTTCTGGACGCTGTTGGCAATGGTACTGCTGATGCAGCTTGGTCAAACCCAGGCTATCACACCTCCAAGGACATCGCATTTGCCATGTTCTCAGCCATCCCATTTGGACCAGGTGCCGGCGAATATGGCGCATGGATGTTCTATGGCGGCGGCCAGGAACTGATGAATGAAAAACTTTACAACACATTCAATGTGCATTCTGAAATCTGTGGTGTTTCACCACCAGAAACATCCGGCTGGTTCCGTCAGGAAATCAAGTCTCTTGATGATATGAAGGGCATGAAAATGCGCTTCTTTGGTCTTGGTGCACGGGTCATGCAGAAGCTTGGCGTAGACACCCAGTTGCTGCCAGGTGGCGAAATCTACCCAGCTCTTGAGCGCGGTACAATTGATGCGACTGAGTATTCCATGCCTGTTGTGGATGAAGCTGCCGGTTTCTATCAGCTTGCAAAATTCAACTACTTCCCTGGCTGGCATCAGCAGTCCACATTGCAGGATCTGTTGATCAATCTTGATACCTGGAATGGCATGACCGATAATCAGCGTCTGACAATCCGGACAGCCTGTCGTGCGACCTACACCAACATGCTGACTGAAGGTGAAGCCATTAACGGTGCTGCTCTTACGCGTCTGCGTGATGAAAAAGGCGTCAACATTCGTAACTGGAATGCCGAACAATTGGCAGTTTACGAAGAAAACTGGGGCATTGTTGTGGAAGAGCTGAAAGCTGAATCTGAAATTTTCGCTGAAGCATGGGCTGCTTTGCAAGAATTTCAGACTGGATACAATGTCTGGAAAGAAAACGCGTATCTGAAATAA
- a CDS encoding isocitrate/isopropylmalate dehydrogenase family protein: MGQKPKVYAITVFDGDGIGPEIMAPTLKLLQRVASLFGSFSFDFKHVPAGAGHFRDTGEALPKASIDAARAADAVLLSAMGLPSIRKPDGTEITPQIDLRFELELYAGVRPVRVYPGQSTPLADPRAEQIDFVLIRESTEGLFAHMHEGQIHGDQEATETLRITRPVCEKLFDFAFRLAQQRAIKFDRTARVTCVDKANVFRAFWFFRSIFMERAKAFPEIEADTAYVDALAMWMVQKPWEFDVLVTENMFGDILSDLGAGIMGTLGLAPSADIGDDAAVFQPCHGSAPDIAGKGIANPLAMILSAAMMLEWLAVEHEDQDLAKAARIIDEAVGENVVAQRHLTGDLGGAANTIECAASVIANIEKRAASNGVSDKVA, from the coding sequence TTGGGTCAAAAGCCGAAGGTCTATGCAATCACGGTTTTCGATGGTGACGGGATTGGTCCTGAGATCATGGCACCAACGCTGAAGTTGCTGCAACGTGTCGCGAGTCTTTTCGGTTCATTCTCCTTTGACTTTAAGCACGTGCCGGCAGGGGCAGGACATTTCCGGGATACGGGCGAAGCGTTGCCCAAAGCCTCTATAGATGCAGCGCGCGCTGCTGATGCAGTCTTGTTGTCCGCAATGGGGCTGCCATCTATCCGAAAGCCCGACGGTACCGAGATTACACCGCAGATTGATTTGCGTTTTGAGTTGGAGCTTTACGCTGGTGTCAGACCCGTCCGGGTTTATCCCGGGCAATCCACGCCCCTTGCTGATCCACGCGCGGAACAGATTGACTTTGTTCTCATTCGCGAATCCACCGAAGGTCTGTTCGCCCACATGCATGAGGGGCAGATTCACGGCGATCAGGAGGCGACAGAAACACTGCGTATTACCCGTCCGGTGTGTGAAAAGCTGTTTGATTTTGCCTTTCGGTTGGCACAGCAGCGAGCAATCAAATTTGATCGCACAGCACGTGTGACATGTGTCGACAAAGCCAATGTGTTCCGTGCCTTCTGGTTCTTCCGCTCGATTTTCATGGAACGTGCAAAGGCATTCCCCGAAATCGAGGCTGATACGGCCTATGTCGATGCTCTGGCCATGTGGATGGTTCAAAAGCCTTGGGAATTTGATGTTCTGGTCACCGAAAATATGTTTGGTGACATTTTGTCCGATCTGGGTGCCGGAATCATGGGCACACTCGGACTGGCGCCTTCTGCTGATATTGGAGATGACGCCGCTGTTTTCCAACCGTGTCACGGCAGCGCGCCAGATATTGCAGGCAAGGGCATAGCAAATCCACTGGCAATGATCCTGTCAGCAGCGATGATGCTGGAATGGTTGGCCGTTGAGCATGAGGATCAGGATTTGGCGAAGGCGGCGCGCATAATAGACGAAGCTGTTGGTGAAAATGTTGTGGCACAGCGTCATCTGACCGGTGATCTGGGCGGTGCAGCCAACACGATCGAATGTGCGGCGTCCGTGATCGCGAACATCGAAAAACGGGCAGCATCAAACGGTGTTTCCGATAAGGTGGCTTGA
- a CDS encoding Gfo/Idh/MocA family protein: MAMPALRVGMVGYGYFAEFHLNAWERLTGASLQALADPSAERRSAALKVAPQIDVFESVEDMLSSGEFDILDIATPSATHLDLIRPMLGRVRAVICQKPFCENLAEAQELASLSDSSSTLLVVHENFRFQPWYREISNILADGRLGRVVQAQFRLRPGDGAADDAYLDRQPYFRDMKQFLIRETGVHWIDVFRFLFGEPVAVSADLFRTNPVIAGEDSGTFTFQMADGARIGFDGNRTLDHVAQNRRLTMGEFLIEGSQASLRLSGDGAIELRNFGENHWQTHAYSFEDRDFGGDCVYHLQHHVVAHLRAGKTLENTATNYLKNLEIQTLVYRASDEGVRLSLDEGDIS; this comes from the coding sequence ATGGCAATGCCTGCTTTGCGTGTCGGGATGGTGGGATATGGCTATTTTGCGGAATTCCACCTGAATGCCTGGGAGCGATTGACTGGAGCGTCTTTGCAGGCACTGGCAGATCCCAGCGCTGAACGAAGATCTGCAGCGTTGAAGGTCGCGCCGCAGATTGACGTATTTGAGAGCGTAGAGGACATGCTCTCGTCCGGTGAATTCGATATTCTGGATATTGCCACGCCGTCGGCCACGCATCTCGATTTGATCCGCCCTATGCTGGGGCGTGTGCGAGCCGTGATTTGCCAAAAACCGTTTTGCGAAAATCTGGCTGAAGCTCAGGAACTTGCATCCTTGAGTGACAGCAGCTCGACACTGTTGGTGGTTCATGAAAATTTTCGGTTTCAACCTTGGTACCGGGAGATCAGCAACATCCTCGCAGATGGACGGTTGGGCCGCGTCGTCCAGGCCCAATTCAGATTGAGGCCAGGCGATGGCGCGGCCGACGACGCCTACCTGGATCGTCAGCCCTATTTCAGAGACATGAAGCAATTTCTAATCCGTGAAACAGGCGTTCACTGGATTGATGTCTTTCGCTTTCTGTTTGGAGAGCCGGTTGCTGTGAGCGCAGATCTGTTTCGGACAAATCCCGTCATTGCCGGCGAAGACAGCGGCACCTTCACATTCCAGATGGCGGATGGTGCACGCATTGGTTTCGATGGCAACAGAACGCTGGACCATGTGGCACAGAACAGACGGCTGACGATGGGTGAATTTCTGATTGAGGGAAGCCAGGCCAGTTTGCGGCTCTCTGGCGACGGCGCGATCGAGTTGCGCAATTTTGGTGAAAATCATTGGCAAACTCACGCATATTCTTTTGAGGACAGGGACTTTGGCGGCGATTGTGTCTACCATCTGCAACATCATGTCGTGGCGCATTTGCGAGCGGGAAAAACACTTGAAAACACCGCCACAAACTACCTGAAAAACCTTGAAATCCAGACCTTGGTTTACCGGGCTTCAGATGAAGGCGTAAGATTGTCGCTGGATGAGGGAGACATCAGTTAG
- a CDS encoding GntR family transcriptional regulator, translating into MAGSARKTDTRTQQAYQTLKGLIMDNALKPSASYLETELAEMLGMSRTPVREATLQLESEGFLSIRPRHGITILPISIEDMQDIYDLLTELEPYAAEKVARDGLSEHGHSLLMSHVSAMDAALQANDLIAWAYADEAFHMDLVRLAGNARLSKVVATFWDQVHRARMATLTLRPKPMRSNEDHRRLVSFVQSGDWQAARNLHRDHRKNAKTMLVDLITHHNLNHL; encoded by the coding sequence GTGGCAGGCTCTGCACGAAAAACCGACACACGCACGCAACAGGCCTATCAAACGCTGAAAGGCCTGATTATGGATAATGCGCTCAAACCCTCGGCGTCTTATCTGGAAACGGAACTTGCCGAGATGTTGGGGATGAGCCGCACACCGGTGCGCGAGGCGACGCTTCAGCTCGAAAGCGAAGGGTTTTTGAGCATCAGGCCGAGGCACGGCATAACGATCCTGCCAATTTCGATAGAAGACATGCAGGACATTTACGATCTTTTGACCGAACTGGAGCCATATGCCGCCGAAAAGGTTGCGCGTGATGGGCTTAGCGAACACGGTCATAGTCTTTTGATGTCTCACGTAAGCGCTATGGATGCGGCGCTGCAGGCAAATGATCTGATTGCCTGGGCCTATGCAGATGAGGCTTTTCACATGGATTTGGTGCGTCTTGCAGGAAATGCTCGCTTGTCAAAAGTGGTCGCGACGTTCTGGGATCAGGTTCACCGCGCCCGTATGGCCACTTTGACACTGCGGCCAAAGCCTATGCGGTCCAACGAAGATCACAGACGATTGGTGAGTTTTGTACAGTCGGGGGACTGGCAGGCCGCGCGGAACCTCCACCGCGACCATCGGAAAAATGCAAAGACCATGCTGGTTGATCTGATCACACATCACAATTTGAATCACCTCTAG